The proteins below come from a single Stomoxys calcitrans chromosome 1, idStoCalc2.1, whole genome shotgun sequence genomic window:
- the LOC106091897 gene encoding arylalkylamine N-acetyltransferase-like 2 → MCSESRTSPCLSPKPKTNDICIRAITREDRHAVLEFLRKHYYGERGYVVRGTTSWWDNRPHEAYILSKMYQGYCLLAVDVGNNAILGVSISAPKGPDEAERLAEYASKAGPTKWGVILKLWERAERQSNVFKRHGVKKVLHMYVLAVDKSTRGENIGARLLSDLILLGKRLNYELLTGDCTSHYSSIMAQHFGECVNVIRFKDFVDDKGQPLFEAVSPNDYCKTYAATLVKSKI, encoded by the coding sequence ATGTGTTCTGAAAGTCGTACGTCACCATGTCTTAGCCCTAAACCGAAGACCAATGATATttgcataagagcaataacacgCGAAGACCGTCACGCTGTTTTAGAATTCCTTCGCAAGCACTACTACGGTGAAAGGGGTTATGTGGTTCGCGGCACAACATCCTGGTGGGACAACAGGCCTCATGAAGCATATATTTTGTCCAAAATGTATCAAGGCTATTGCCTATTGGCAGTAGATGTTGGCAACAATGCAATTTTGGGAGTTTCTATATCTGCACCCAAAGGCCCTGATGAGGCTGAACGATTAGCAGAATATGCATCAAAGGCGGGACCCACAAAATGGGGAGTAATACTCAAGTTATGGGAACGTGCAGAGCGACAGTCTAATGTCTTTAAACGACATGGCGTTAAAAAAGTTCTTCATATGTATGTTTTGGCTGTGGATAAGAGTACTCGAGGTGAAAATATTGGTGCAAGACTGTTGTCTGATCTGATACTGTTGGGGAAAAGGTTGAATTATGAATTGCTAACAGGCGACTGTACCAGCCACTATTCATCAATAATGGCCCAACACTTTGGAGAATGTGTAAATGTGATCCGCTTCAAAGATTTCGTCGATGACAAAGGGCAGCCATTGTTCGAGGCAGTATCTCCAAATGACTACTGCAAAACATATGCTGCAACGTTAGttaaatcgaaaatttaa